The Desulfobacteraceae bacterium genome has a window encoding:
- a CDS encoding pyridoxamine 5'-phosphate oxidase family protein has product MNLKDYFENTKGLGVLSTADSDGKVDAAIYARPHILEDGSWAFIMRERLTHHNLQSNPHAAFLFKEDGPGYQGKRFFLTKTREEEDSELLQTLRRRQYPGDENATRFLVIFKVAQELPLVGAPK; this is encoded by the coding sequence ATGAACCTGAAAGACTACTTCGAGAACACCAAGGGCCTCGGGGTCCTCTCCACAGCCGACAGCGACGGCAAGGTCGATGCCGCGATCTACGCCCGGCCCCATATACTGGAAGACGGCTCCTGGGCCTTCATCATGCGGGAGCGTCTGACCCATCACAACCTGCAGTCCAACCCCCACGCCGCATTCCTGTTCAAGGAGGACGGCCCCGGCTATCAGGGCAAGCGCTTTTTTCTGACCAAAACGCGCGAGGAGGAGGACAGCGAGCTGTTGCAGACCCTGCGCCGGCGCCAGTACCCGGGGGACGAGAACGCCACCCGCTTTCTGGTGATCTTCAAGGTCGCCCAGGAGCTGCCGCTGGTGGGCGCCCCCAAGTGA
- a CDS encoding SDR family oxidoreductase — protein MVSKPVLVTGATGYVGGRLVPRLLDAGYTVRAMGRSLEKMACRPWGHHPRVTLVQGNVLNPADLKTAAAGCGAAYYLVHSMVAQKKRYVDADRSGARNMVAAAAEGGLKRIIYLGGLGSLADERISRHLKSRHEVGEILAAGPVPVTVLRAAMILGSGSASFEILRYLTERLPVMITPRWVFTPSQPIAIRNVLDYLQGCLEYPQTASETFDIGGPDVLNYAQLVQIFAEEAGLQRRLIIPVPVLTPGLSARWIHLVTPVPAAIAQPLTEGLSVPTVCEDHRIRDIVPVDLIGCRAAIRLALERVRQEMVETCWSDAGNLHPPEWAACGDAHYAGGTILECGYRVRLLASAAEVWQPVSRIGGATGWYFGDSLWRLRGLMDRLAGGIGLRRGRRHPSDLRVGDALDFWRVLEVQPQQRLMLLAEMKLPGEALFEIRITPAGEGAVWLHFLSRFMPRGIFGIIYWYALYPFHQWVFNGMLKSIAAAVGRPVTSGPQRFTPKLQAACRLPAGKTPGPRS, from the coding sequence ATGGTTTCGAAACCCGTTCTGGTCACCGGCGCCACCGGCTATGTCGGCGGCCGCCTGGTGCCCCGTCTGCTGGATGCCGGCTACACCGTCCGGGCGATGGGGCGTTCGCTGGAAAAAATGGCCTGCCGCCCCTGGGGGCATCACCCGCGGGTGACGCTGGTCCAGGGGAACGTGCTCAACCCGGCCGACCTCAAAACGGCCGCCGCGGGCTGCGGGGCGGCTTATTATCTGGTCCACTCCATGGTGGCCCAGAAAAAGCGCTACGTCGACGCCGACCGCAGCGGCGCCCGCAACATGGTGGCCGCCGCGGCCGAAGGCGGCCTGAAGCGCATCATCTACCTGGGCGGGCTGGGCAGCCTGGCGGACGAACGGATCAGCCGGCACCTCAAGTCGCGCCATGAGGTGGGCGAGATCCTGGCTGCGGGGCCGGTGCCGGTGACGGTGCTGCGGGCCGCCATGATCCTGGGCTCGGGCAGCGCCTCGTTTGAAATCCTGCGCTACCTGACCGAACGCCTGCCGGTGATGATCACCCCCCGCTGGGTATTTACCCCCTCCCAGCCGATCGCCATCCGCAACGTGCTGGACTACCTGCAGGGGTGCCTGGAGTACCCCCAAACCGCCAGCGAAACCTTCGACATCGGCGGCCCCGACGTGCTCAACTATGCCCAGCTGGTCCAGATCTTCGCCGAGGAGGCCGGCCTGCAGCGCCGTCTGATCATTCCCGTCCCGGTGCTCACCCCCGGCCTGAGCGCCCGCTGGATCCACCTGGTGACGCCGGTGCCGGCAGCCATCGCCCAACCCTTGACCGAGGGGCTGAGCGTCCCCACCGTCTGCGAGGACCACCGCATCCGCGACATCGTGCCGGTGGATCTGATCGGCTGCCGGGCGGCCATCCGCCTGGCGCTGGAGCGGGTGCGGCAGGAAATGGTCGAAACCTGCTGGAGCGACGCCGGCAACTTGCACCCGCCCGAGTGGGCGGCCTGCGGCGACGCCCACTACGCCGGCGGGACGATCCTGGAGTGCGGCTACCGGGTGCGGCTGCTGGCCTCGGCTGCCGAGGTCTGGCAGCCGGTGAGCCGCATCGGCGGGGCCACCGGCTGGTATTTCGGCGATTCCCTCTGGCGCCTGCGCGGCCTGATGGACCGCCTGGCCGGCGGCATCGGCCTGCGGCGGGGCCGCCGCCACCCCAGCGACCTCAGGGTCGGGGATGCCCTGGACTTTTGGCGGGTCCTGGAGGTCCAGCCGCAGCAGCGGCTGATGCTGTTGGCGGAGATGAAGCTGCCCGGCGAGGCCCTTTTCGAGATCCGCATCACCCCGGCCGGCGAGGGCGCGGTGTGGCTCCATTTTCTATCGCGCTTCATGCCCCGCGGCATCTTCGGGATTATCTACTGGTACGCGCTCTACCCATTTCACCAGTGGGTTTTCAACGGCATGCTGAAATCCATCGCGGCCGCGGTGGGGCGCCCGGTGACCTCCGGCCCTCAGCGCTTCACCCCCAAGCTGCAGGCGGCCTGCCGCCTGCCGGCCGGCAAAACCCCCGGCCCCCGGTCTTGA